The following proteins come from a genomic window of Campylobacteraceae bacterium:
- a CDS encoding LysR family transcriptional regulator translates to MDSNLLKVFVEVAKKKSISLAAKKLKVTQTNVSLRIKQLEKNISFELFHRVPKGVLLTKEGEKLLPLAEEIVDKVKEATSQIRNIKKQDSLIIGSTYSNTKMRLIPLLKKLNKDHCEIKLELVTNNTIALTQMLLEYKVDIAFINNEPKHENLILLKKFDNDLLFIESKKEASKKTILGHEGICAFFNASKIYYEYLGISDYEVLEMANFEVILACVELGMGSTILPKSIVQRYGYLNKVKITKVDKSIVNIPTCLVCRKNNVPKISTYLKKVSLDE, encoded by the coding sequence ATGGATTCAAATCTTTTGAAGGTTTTTGTAGAAGTGGCTAAGAAAAAAAGTATTAGTCTGGCTGCTAAAAAATTAAAAGTGACACAAACAAATGTAAGTTTACGAATCAAACAATTAGAAAAGAATATTTCATTTGAGCTCTTCCATCGTGTTCCTAAAGGAGTATTATTAACTAAAGAAGGAGAAAAACTTTTACCTTTAGCAGAAGAAATAGTAGATAAAGTAAAAGAAGCTACGTCCCAGATTAGAAATATAAAAAAACAAGACTCACTTATAATAGGCTCTACGTATTCTAATACAAAAATGAGACTCATTCCTTTATTAAAAAAATTAAATAAAGATCACTGCGAAATTAAATTAGAACTGGTTACCAATAATACTATAGCGCTTACGCAAATGTTATTGGAATACAAAGTGGATATTGCTTTTATTAATAATGAACCCAAACATGAAAATTTAATCTTATTAAAAAAGTTTGACAATGATTTATTATTTATAGAATCAAAAAAGGAAGCTTCAAAGAAGACTATTTTAGGGCATGAAGGTATTTGTGCTTTTTTTAATGCTTCAAAAATCTATTATGAATATTTGGGTATTAGTGATTATGAAGTCTTAGAAATGGCTAATTTTGAAGTTATTCTTGCTTGTGTGGAGCTTGGAATGGGAAGTACTATCTTACCTAAATCAATTGTGCAACGATATGGTTATTTAAATAAAGTAAAAATTACAAAAGTAGATAAAAGTATTGTAAATATTCCTACTTGTTTGGTTTGTAGAAAAAACAATGTACCCAAAATAAGTACTTATTTAAAGAAAGTATCTTTAGATGAATAA
- a CDS encoding serine dehydratase subunit alpha family protein, translating into MDKQKILNILREEIVPAQGCTEPIAIAYVCAKAKEVLGYMPSKIDIYVSGNMIKNVKSVTIPNSEGMVGIEAAVALGLSAGDSKKELMVISDLSKKDIQKAKHYLDTHTINVIHDKSSVKLYIRVEAFYKNDFALVEIKHFHTNITRIEKNKKILVEQICNDIDFKTTKDDRADLSIKTIYSFAKSIDTKEVEDLFDQVIRLNSSIANAGLKEEFGVNIGSLIQKNMNEGFYGKDIRNKCVSFTAAGSDARMSGCSLPVMTTSGSGNQGMTASLPIIKYAQEKKLSKEQLIRGLVFSHLSTIHLKTSVGRLSAYCGVMCAASAVAGAISFLEEATYDTVANSISNNLGNVSGIICDGAKASCATKIATGLYAAFDSSMLALNQKYLQDGEGIISSNVEATIKNIGVLAQVGMRKTDEVILNIMQKKT; encoded by the coding sequence ATGGATAAGCAAAAAATACTAAATATTTTAAGAGAAGAGATTGTACCTGCACAAGGTTGTACAGAACCAATTGCAATAGCTTATGTTTGCGCAAAAGCAAAAGAAGTATTGGGTTATATGCCTTCAAAAATTGACATTTATGTATCTGGAAATATGATAAAAAATGTCAAATCAGTTACCATTCCAAACAGTGAAGGCATGGTTGGAATAGAAGCAGCAGTAGCATTAGGCCTTAGTGCAGGAGATTCTAAAAAAGAATTAATGGTAATTAGTGATTTAAGTAAAAAAGACATACAAAAAGCAAAACACTACTTAGACACTCATACTATAAATGTAATTCATGATAAAAGCTCTGTTAAACTTTATATAAGAGTAGAAGCTTTTTACAAGAATGATTTTGCACTCGTTGAGATAAAACATTTTCACACCAATATTACAAGAATTGAAAAAAACAAAAAAATTCTAGTGGAACAAATTTGTAATGATATTGATTTTAAAACAACTAAAGATGATCGTGCAGATTTAAGTATCAAAACTATTTATAGTTTTGCTAAAAGTATTGATACAAAAGAAGTGGAAGACTTATTTGATCAAGTAATACGTCTAAATTCAAGTATTGCAAATGCAGGGTTAAAAGAAGAATTTGGGGTTAACATAGGAAGTTTGATTCAAAAAAATATGAATGAAGGTTTTTATGGAAAAGACATACGAAATAAATGTGTTTCTTTTACAGCAGCAGGAAGTGATGCACGAATGAGTGGCTGTTCTTTACCTGTTATGACCACAAGTGGTAGTGGAAACCAAGGAATGACAGCTTCTTTGCCTATTATAAAATATGCCCAAGAAAAAAAGTTATCAAAAGAACAATTAATTAGAGGCCTAGTATTTTCTCATCTTTCAACCATTCATTTAAAAACAAGTGTGGGAAGACTTTCTGCTTATTGTGGAGTAATGTGTGCTGCTAGTGCTGTTGCAGGTGCAATTTCTTTTTTAGAAGAAGCCACTTATGATACCGTGGCAAATTCCATTAGTAATAACCTTGGAAATGTTTCAGGCATTATTTGTGATGGAGCAAAAGCATCCTGTGCAACTAAAATTGCCACTGGTTTATATGCTGCGTTTGATTCCTCTATGCTTGCATTAAATCAAAAATACTTACAAGATGGAGAAGGTATTATTTCTTCGAATGTAGAAGCTACCATTAAAAACATTGGGGTATTAGCACAAGTAGGTATGAGAAAAACAGATGAAGTTATTTTAAATATTATGCAAAAAAAGACATAA
- a CDS encoding endonuclease — MNILLSLLLLVFSLSATSFSKSKKILLKKVYFDKQFSFYCSNPYEIKRIKGKYKTLIIEDKQYYSARKPFYKSGKINIRAKRIEWEHIMPAHNFGKHLSCWKKGGRKACRKDKIFKAMEADMHNLVPAIGEVNANRSNYRFGALSPHVKQYGICEVQIDFKKRRAYVRDEIKGDIARIYFYMSDKYNIRMSKQEKNMMKAWNKLDPIDEWEILKNSRLLRLQGQGNKYIMGAKI; from the coding sequence ATGAATATTTTATTATCTTTACTGTTATTGGTTTTCTCTCTTAGCGCTACTTCTTTTTCAAAATCTAAAAAAATACTCCTAAAAAAGGTATATTTTGACAAACAATTTTCTTTTTATTGTTCAAACCCTTATGAAATAAAAAGAATAAAAGGCAAGTATAAAACTCTGATAATAGAAGATAAACAGTATTATTCTGCTAGAAAACCTTTTTATAAATCAGGAAAAATAAATATAAGAGCAAAGCGTATTGAATGGGAACATATTATGCCTGCACATAATTTTGGAAAACATCTTTCTTGTTGGAAAAAAGGTGGAAGAAAAGCCTGTAGAAAAGACAAGATTTTTAAAGCCATGGAAGCAGATATGCATAATTTAGTACCAGCAATTGGCGAAGTTAATGCCAATAGGTCTAACTATAGGTTTGGAGCACTCTCTCCTCATGTTAAACAATACGGTATTTGTGAAGTACAAATTGATTTTAAAAAGAGAAGAGCTTATGTTCGAGATGAAATTAAAGGAGACATTGCAAGAATATATTTTTATATGAGCGATAAATATAATATTAGAATGTCAAAACAAGAAAAAAATATGATGAAAGCATGGAATAAACTCGATCCCATTGATGAATGGGAAATATTAAAAAACAGCAGATTACTTCGTTTGCAAGGGCAGGGGAATAAGTACATTATGGGAGCAAAAATTTAG